DNA sequence from the Odontesthes bonariensis isolate fOdoBon6 chromosome 18, fOdoBon6.hap1, whole genome shotgun sequence genome:
TTTTTGTTCCCCTGCGCTTTCTGTAAATACAAATGGATCCTTTACGTCCACTAAAAGTCAGTGTTGGTTTACATCCAAACAAGCTCACAAAACGAGAGCCTGTGTTTGTGCACCAGAGGCCTAATTCTTTCCTGCTTCCTTGAGACAAAAATCTTACCTTGATCGTGGTTTCAGGGAGATTTAAGGCAGCCGCAAGTTCGCATCTCCGCGGCCTGGATACGTAGTTCTCCCGGTAAAATTCCTTCTCCAGTCGGCCGATCTGCTCCCGGGTGAACGCCGTCCGGTACCGACGTATCTGGTCTGCTGAGTAGGACAGAGAGCCTTGACCCGGCAGGCTCTTACTTGGATCAGCACCAGTCTCACTTGGGTGACCCGGAGAATCCCCATTTCGACCTGAACGAACATGCAGAATAAAGTGATGATTTTGAATTAGTAGGGAAAGCTCAATGTACATTTGTCTAATCATCTGAATGGAATGACAACGCACTGATGTGGTTTATTATTTCTAATTCGTTTAGCATTGTACAGGCTATTTTGCTAAAAGTTGGCATTTGGTAATTAAATTATTTAAACTCCcgtttgttttatttgtcatATCTAAGGCCTTCCTGGAATAAATCTTAACTCAGGTCTTTCTTTTGTTGATTCTTCTCAGCTGCCTCCTATTTTTCAAATGTAATTTACTTGAGGTATTGATTTCACTTGTGTAGTTATGAACAAAAATAGTAATTATTGAACAATCAGTTGTTGgcattcatttgtttttcttaccATCAACTTAGTTGAGAGCGAACTACCTCTAAATAATTTACATATAAAGATTAGTATTTGGCAGATTAATGTAATTTTTGGATAAGATGGGGTAACCCCATACATGTTTTTATGTACTGAATTTTGCATTTTAGAAGAAGCAAGCCAGACACTGATGGAAGTGTACATATTTGCCTCGTTTCCCGAATATTGCTTGTGCCTTAGGTTGCTAAAAATCCTGCATTGTTTCTCAAGCTGTAAATGTGTACGTATAACATTTGCTGTAAAAGCCAGTGATAAACATGTCTGGTTAAATTGTGGGTGTCACCTCAGCTTTCCCAGCTGCAGTGGTCACTTGACAGAACAGCTGTATGCACCGACTGCAGCTTCACTGTGATTTATCCTACTGTTGAGGTTAAACTGTATTTCAGTGACTGAGTATTTTATTTCCCTGTGCAATTGTCATGCAACATTTTTGTAACTTTTGAATGGTCCCTTTAGCATGTGGCACATATGAGATAATTCGGCATTTTGCATTCAATCAACTTCATGAGCTGAATCATGAAATCACATTGAGTCTGCATGCTGCAGTGTAGCCTACCTTTAGCTGTTGGATAGTCCATGCTTTCAGGAGTGCAGCTAACATCAATTTCCTCATAGAAGTCCGACTCGGTGTCCGAGCTGCTGGCGTCCTTATGGGGCGGATCAGCCCGGTGCCTCTCGCCAGATGAGGACGTGCTAACCACCCGCACGTCGGCGCACATATTCTTACGTGCGCTCTCCTCCACCACCAGCTCGGTCCTGTCCCGGGAGTAGGGCGCAGCGGCGGGGCTAAGACGGCTCTTGTGGCCCGGCTTTCCCTGCGGTTCTCTCACGGGGCTCCCGATGGCTTCCGACAAATTCGAACCATTCTTTCCAAGCTGACCTCCCTCCGCCAACCTCGCCACCTCCTCTCTGCTTTCCATCACCAGCGCCGCTTAAAGACCTCGACTTCGCGGGAGAGTTCGAGCCGTGAAAAGCCGAGGGGATAATTCTCAGGGTTTAGAGGTGTGTGAGTGCGGTGGTGGAGGCGGAGGTGGGTGGGAGATGTTTTGCCCAAAGGGGTAGGAGAGGCTTCTGGAAAAGAGGGGATGCAATCCGTTCTGACCCTCAGAGAAGACAGCTCCAGAGTGCGGAGAAGGAGCTCTGGGAGGGATCACCATTTAccctcgctctctctctctttcttcagAGCTGTCATTCTTAACAGGCCAGTCGTCATGATGGTCCCCCTGATGACGACACGCATTGATTGGAAATGTGGGTAAACAGAGGGAGCAATGGCAGCGacgagatgtgtgtgtgtgtgtgtgggaaggAGGGGGTCAATTGTCTGTCAGTGGGTACAACAAGCAGCAAGAAGAAACAAGAACATCCATGTGCACTATGCGTTGGTCTGTCTGGTGCTGATGTGTACTTGGATGATGTTTCTTTCTAAGAAAATCATTTTTGGTGCACATCAACTATCAGACGTAGATATATTTTGATAATGCACTACTATGCTGAAACGGAAGACAAGCTAATACATAACATTAATCTATTCTAATCTAATGTTTTATGCTTCA
Encoded proteins:
- the evx1 gene encoding homeobox even-skipped homolog protein 1 isoform X1; its protein translation is MESREEVARLAEGGQLGKNGSNLSEAIGSPVREPQGKPGHKSRLSPAAAPYSRDRTELVVEESARKNMCADVRVVSTSSSGERHRADPPHKDASSSDTESDFYEEIDVSCTPESMDYPTAKGRNGDSPGHPSETGADPSKSLPGQGSLSYSADQIRRYRTAFTREQIGRLEKEFYRENYVSRPRRCELAAALNLPETTIKVWFQNRRMKDKRQRLAMTWPHPADPAFYTYMMSHAAATGNLPYPFPSHLPLPYYSPLGVGAGSGPAATAFSNPLRSLDSFRVLSHPYQRPELLCAFRHPSMYPGPTHGLGPGGSPCSCLACHSSQSNGLSTRPSGSDFSCSPTSRTDAFVTFTPSVLSKSSSVTLDQREEVPLTR